From Synoicihabitans lomoniglobus, the proteins below share one genomic window:
- a CDS encoding M16 family metallopeptidase: MKFHCAPEVRLRHFGLSLLVAASSGLLLAENDWIPEVDGLPLDPAIHARTLPSGLRYLHAQHADPNQHVSLRLIVQAGSNDEADDELGYAHFVEHMAFNGTRNFPGETLGAKLAEAGIRFGPEVNAFTMPALTVYQLDLSHYDPETFELALQVMRDWSDGIQFDRKQVRRERKVILAEMQARGIIAGAFTKERMKFVYPDHPLGQRFVGGTLQSIDRAEDDGLKGYYDRWYRPDNMVLVVVGDMPTATVTAGIDRHFASFTNNTPLPPRAFRPVAANPTKPRLHWTQIGPIKSFNFQIVHTRPMPTTASIEQSRHSLATQVVLAAMQARFNRLIYTAGSEVKQLSVQTAAPSPDVLELTFHAEGKPENWENLLLTLNREHRRLIKHGILQIELDEARDVMLKRLEFAGRFAKSESASTYAARMLEAVMLNSGAPSADTQIAFAKEVLPTLTIDDCRAAVADFLETGFARYFIYGDLASAGASQDLVATLQTGMREDVTEPLISPQVPFLYHDFGPVGTVTHHDHDKETDVHQVTFANGVRFNFKRTDFDQQTMSVVLRLAPGGQLATPPGQPGMPHVAAAALIEGALGDLNFESLGRALNGRTVRVDFNVEEDSLSFNGTADREQVDLLMQLITAYLTDPALEAGAVSRALTRVNDRAESSLEVPETAMGLNLMSLLTGEDPRFAAPPTDGTIAFSAAELRAWLLPQLEQLPIEFSMVGDIVPDEAIAAVARTLGALPSRQSPKPRRALSWNTESRVEKIECKSPDRRGAVAVIYPVRLPADNVRARRELELLTHAFEAENLKRLREAIGITYSPDTRYWYSESDPQQAFIQASMITDSRMMKKASGEVRRLANRLRKSGIDDELMMQARNPTLDSVNDQLRGNTYWLYGVLDRLAANPQQLDYARSRRTDLESITKERLTELANEVLNSKNAIQVLVGRH, encoded by the coding sequence ATGAAATTTCACTGCGCTCCCGAGGTGCGTTTAAGACACTTCGGACTTTCTCTGCTGGTCGCCGCCAGCTCCGGTCTCCTGTTGGCGGAGAATGATTGGATACCCGAGGTGGACGGCCTGCCGCTCGATCCCGCGATTCATGCCCGCACCCTTCCCTCCGGTCTGCGCTACCTGCATGCTCAGCATGCCGATCCCAACCAACACGTAAGTCTGCGACTCATCGTCCAGGCCGGCTCCAATGACGAGGCCGACGACGAGCTCGGCTACGCCCATTTCGTCGAGCACATGGCGTTCAACGGCACCCGCAATTTTCCCGGCGAAACCCTTGGCGCAAAACTCGCCGAAGCCGGCATCCGTTTTGGCCCCGAGGTCAACGCGTTCACCATGCCGGCACTTACGGTTTATCAACTCGATCTGTCCCACTACGATCCGGAGACGTTCGAACTCGCGCTCCAGGTGATGCGCGACTGGTCCGACGGTATTCAATTCGACCGCAAACAGGTCCGGCGTGAGCGCAAGGTCATCCTCGCCGAGATGCAGGCGCGCGGCATCATCGCCGGCGCGTTCACCAAAGAACGCATGAAGTTTGTCTACCCGGATCATCCGCTCGGGCAGCGTTTTGTCGGGGGCACCTTGCAAAGCATCGACCGCGCCGAGGACGACGGTCTCAAGGGTTACTACGACCGGTGGTATCGACCGGACAACATGGTCCTCGTGGTGGTGGGCGACATGCCGACGGCCACCGTCACCGCCGGGATCGACCGTCACTTTGCTTCCTTTACCAACAACACGCCACTGCCGCCGCGAGCGTTTCGCCCCGTGGCAGCCAATCCGACCAAACCGCGTCTGCACTGGACCCAGATCGGCCCCATCAAGTCGTTCAATTTTCAGATCGTGCACACGCGCCCGATGCCCACCACCGCCTCGATCGAGCAGAGCCGTCATTCCCTCGCCACCCAGGTCGTGCTCGCCGCCATGCAGGCCCGCTTCAACCGCCTGATCTACACCGCCGGGAGCGAGGTGAAACAACTCAGCGTGCAAACCGCCGCCCCGTCCCCCGATGTTTTGGAACTCACCTTCCACGCCGAGGGTAAACCGGAGAATTGGGAAAACCTGCTCCTCACCCTCAACCGCGAACACCGCCGCCTGATCAAACATGGCATCCTGCAAATCGAGCTCGATGAAGCCCGTGACGTGATGCTCAAGCGACTCGAGTTCGCCGGTCGATTTGCCAAATCGGAATCCGCCAGCACCTACGCCGCCCGCATGCTGGAAGCCGTCATGCTCAACTCGGGCGCGCCTTCGGCTGATACCCAGATCGCCTTTGCCAAGGAGGTCCTGCCCACCCTCACCATTGATGATTGCCGCGCCGCGGTGGCGGACTTTTTGGAGACCGGTTTCGCCCGCTACTTCATCTACGGTGACCTCGCTTCGGCCGGCGCCAGCCAAGACCTCGTGGCCACCCTGCAAACGGGCATGCGTGAGGACGTAACCGAGCCGTTGATTTCACCCCAGGTGCCATTTCTCTACCACGACTTCGGGCCCGTCGGCACCGTGACTCACCACGATCACGACAAGGAGACTGACGTGCATCAGGTCACGTTCGCCAATGGCGTGCGCTTCAACTTCAAGCGCACCGACTTCGACCAACAAACGATGTCGGTCGTTCTCCGTTTGGCGCCCGGCGGCCAGTTGGCCACGCCTCCCGGCCAGCCCGGCATGCCGCACGTAGCCGCCGCAGCCTTGATCGAAGGCGCCCTCGGTGATCTCAATTTTGAGAGCCTCGGTCGAGCCCTCAACGGCCGCACCGTGCGCGTCGATTTCAATGTCGAGGAAGACTCCCTGTCCTTCAACGGCACGGCGGACCGGGAGCAGGTCGATTTGCTGATGCAATTGATCACGGCCTATCTGACCGATCCCGCGTTGGAGGCAGGCGCGGTGAGCCGAGCCCTGACCCGGGTCAACGATCGGGCTGAATCCAGTCTCGAAGTGCCTGAAACCGCCATGGGCCTGAACCTCATGAGCTTGCTCACTGGCGAAGACCCGCGCTTTGCCGCTCCCCCGACCGATGGAACCATCGCTTTCTCTGCCGCGGAGCTGCGGGCCTGGCTGCTGCCTCAGCTCGAACAACTCCCCATCGAGTTCAGCATGGTGGGCGATATCGTGCCCGACGAAGCGATCGCCGCCGTCGCTCGCACGTTGGGTGCCTTGCCCTCGCGTCAGAGCCCGAAGCCCCGGCGTGCGTTGTCATGGAACACCGAGTCACGCGTCGAAAAAATCGAGTGCAAGAGTCCCGATCGGCGAGGCGCGGTTGCCGTGATCTATCCCGTTCGACTTCCCGCCGATAACGTCAGGGCGCGCCGCGAACTGGAGCTGCTCACCCACGCCTTCGAGGCCGAGAACCTGAAACGTCTGCGCGAGGCCATAGGCATCACCTACAGCCCCGATACCCGCTATTGGTATAGTGAGTCCGATCCTCAGCAGGCTTTCATCCAGGCCAGCATGATCACCGACAGTCGTATGATGAAAAAGGCTTCCGGCGAGGTCAGGCGCCTGGCCAACCGGCTACGCAAATCCGGCATCGACGACGAACTCATGATGCAAGCCCGCAACCCCACCCTCGACAGCGTGAACGACCAATTGCGAGGGAACACCTATTGGCTCTATGGCGTGCTCGACCGTCTCGCGGCCAATCCACAGCAGCTCGACTACGCCCGCTCTCGGCGGACCGACCTCGAATCGATCACCAAGGAGCGGCTGACCGAACTGGCCAACGAAGTGCTGAACAGCAAAAACGCCATCCAAGTGCTCGTCGGCCGCCACTAA
- a CDS encoding response regulator, whose amino-acid sequence MPRSDSSPRILVADDHVLIREAIPNTIRQHLPGATFALVGDATATLKAVTTSSWDLVVLDLGLPGSCEMDTVRALRERCPALPILVFTMFPESKMGAAAIEAGASGYLCKTADLAALVQATITLLEGRRYHSEKLGRQLAQRSTARRGNLSALSPREVEVLTQLGAGLSNKEIAAQLDLAVSSVGTYRARLLEKLQLRTTADLLRFVVEHGLHDR is encoded by the coding sequence ATGCCCCGTTCGGATTCCTCGCCCCGCATTCTGGTCGCCGACGATCATGTCCTGATTCGCGAAGCCATTCCCAACACCATCCGCCAACACCTGCCCGGCGCGACTTTCGCGCTCGTGGGCGATGCGACCGCGACGCTGAAGGCGGTGACCACCAGCTCGTGGGACCTCGTGGTATTGGATCTGGGTCTGCCGGGCAGTTGTGAAATGGATACGGTCCGAGCGCTGCGTGAGCGGTGCCCCGCCTTGCCCATTCTGGTATTCACCATGTTCCCCGAATCCAAAATGGGGGCCGCCGCCATCGAGGCCGGAGCCTCGGGCTATTTGTGCAAAACCGCCGACCTCGCCGCCTTGGTCCAAGCCACCATCACCCTTTTGGAGGGTCGGCGCTACCACAGTGAAAAACTCGGCCGCCAACTTGCCCAACGCAGCACTGCACGTCGGGGAAATCTCTCCGCGCTATCGCCCCGCGAGGTCGAAGTGCTCACCCAGCTCGGGGCGGGTCTCTCCAACAAGGAAATCGCGGCGCAACTCGATTTAGCCGTCTCGTCGGTCGGCACCTACCGCGCTCGTCTTCTCGAGAAACTCCAACTGCGCACCACGGCCGACCTGCTGCGTTTCGTGGTCGAACATGGCTTGCACGACCGCTGA
- a CDS encoding DEAD/DEAH box helicase — protein MPFKELGLNANLVQGVLAMGYGDPTPIQLRAIPIVLSGRDLIGSAQTGTGKTAAFALPVLQRLGKHSRGNPRVLVLEPTRELAAQVETAFRDLGRFGDMTATVLHGGVGYGRQREALRNGSDIVIATVGRLMDFIQEKEIDLRDIEVLILDEVDRMLDMGFIRDVKRIVELCPKSRQTLFFSATVPPEIEEVAKFALRDPARVVIGRTRSVNESVKHALFPIAYDQKFDLLLALLEKEDFQSVIIFSRTKHGADRIARKLKSAKHSVAVLHANRSQGQRTTALEGFKNGRYEIMVATDIAARGIDVSGVSHVINYDVPENPEDYVHRIGRTGRAMAVGDAYMLAIPEEGGDVHDIERFIGARIPQLTLEDFAYERGRPPVVDTSRPFKNPRRGKNGGQGGGGNRGGGGGHQGGAGGGRQGGGGGGGGGGSGGGNRPRSNQAPKGSRPSAGKPKGSSNAPRPSKPASRLRRGR, from the coding sequence ATGCCTTTTAAAGAACTCGGGTTAAATGCCAATCTCGTCCAGGGCGTGCTCGCCATGGGTTATGGCGATCCCACGCCCATCCAACTGCGTGCCATTCCCATCGTGTTATCGGGCCGCGACCTCATTGGTTCGGCTCAGACCGGCACGGGCAAAACCGCCGCCTTCGCCCTGCCCGTGCTGCAGCGCCTCGGTAAACACAGTCGGGGCAACCCCCGCGTGCTCGTGCTCGAACCGACCCGCGAACTCGCCGCCCAGGTCGAAACCGCCTTCCGCGATCTCGGCCGTTTCGGCGACATGACCGCCACCGTGCTCCACGGCGGCGTGGGCTACGGCCGCCAACGCGAAGCCCTGCGCAACGGCAGCGACATCGTCATCGCGACGGTGGGCCGCCTGATGGATTTCATTCAGGAAAAGGAAATCGACCTGCGCGACATTGAGGTGCTCATCCTCGACGAGGTCGACCGCATGCTCGACATGGGCTTCATCCGCGACGTCAAACGCATCGTCGAGCTCTGCCCCAAGTCCCGCCAGACGTTGTTCTTCTCGGCCACCGTGCCTCCCGAGATCGAGGAAGTCGCCAAGTTTGCTCTGCGCGACCCGGCCCGCGTTGTCATCGGTCGCACCCGCTCCGTGAATGAGTCAGTCAAACACGCGCTGTTCCCGATCGCCTACGACCAGAAATTCGATCTGTTGCTCGCGCTGCTGGAGAAGGAAGACTTCCAAAGCGTCATCATCTTCTCACGCACCAAACACGGGGCCGACCGCATCGCCCGCAAGCTCAAGTCCGCCAAGCATTCCGTCGCGGTGCTTCACGCCAACCGCTCCCAGGGTCAACGCACCACCGCGCTCGAAGGCTTCAAAAACGGCCGCTACGAAATCATGGTCGCGACCGACATTGCCGCCCGCGGCATCGACGTCTCCGGCGTGTCGCACGTCATCAACTACGACGTGCCGGAAAACCCCGAAGACTACGTGCACCGCATCGGACGCACCGGCCGCGCCATGGCAGTCGGCGATGCCTACATGCTGGCCATCCCCGAAGAAGGTGGCGACGTGCACGACATTGAACGTTTTATCGGCGCCCGCATCCCGCAACTCACCCTCGAGGACTTCGCTTACGAACGCGGCCGCCCCCCCGTGGTCGACACCAGCCGACCCTTCAAAAACCCCCGTCGCGGCAAGAACGGTGGTCAAGGCGGCGGCGGAAATCGTGGTGGCGGTGGTGGTCACCAAGGTGGTGCTGGTGGCGGTCGCCAAGGCGGTGGCGGTGGCGGTGGCGGCGGTGGTAGTGGAGGCGGCAATCGTCCTCGCTCCAATCAAGCGCCCAAAGGCTCACGCCCCTCCGCGGGCAAACCCAAGGGTTCGTCAAACGCCCCCCGCCCGAGCAAGCCCGCCAGCCGCCTCCGCCGCGGCCGGTAA
- a CDS encoding cupin domain-containing protein, which yields MLESHEFSSETHTAAQVVKALDLQPLDQEGGYFRRTAESGLWVKQVESTAEATRAYSVIYALFTPDAFSALHRLTTDEIWCWHAGDSLESLRLYPDGHGEWVLLGSHLAMGSRLQDVVAAGVWQGTKLVAGGRWALVSCIMAPEFRWEDFELGDRAELAQTYPNWRDAIANVTRANPPAGER from the coding sequence ATGCTGGAATCGCATGAATTTTCGAGCGAAACACACACGGCGGCCCAAGTGGTGAAGGCGCTGGATTTGCAGCCGCTGGACCAGGAAGGCGGCTATTTTCGGCGCACGGCGGAGTCGGGTCTATGGGTGAAGCAGGTGGAGAGCACGGCCGAAGCCACGCGGGCGTATTCGGTCATCTATGCGCTCTTCACGCCGGACGCGTTTTCGGCCCTGCATCGGCTCACCACCGATGAGATCTGGTGCTGGCACGCGGGAGACTCGCTGGAGTCGCTGCGGCTTTACCCGGACGGCCACGGTGAGTGGGTGCTGTTGGGCTCCCATTTGGCCATGGGAAGCCGACTGCAGGATGTGGTTGCAGCAGGAGTGTGGCAGGGCACCAAGTTGGTGGCCGGGGGCCGTTGGGCACTGGTCTCCTGTATCATGGCGCCGGAGTTTCGCTGGGAGGATTTCGAACTCGGTGACCGGGCTGAACTGGCGCAGACGTATCCAAATTGGCGTGACGCCATCGCCAATGTGACGCGAGCAAACCCGCCCGCCGGGGAAAGGTAG
- a CDS encoding ATP-binding protein produces MPSRILQFVVLLGMLSVTALEGHTATETPDEVAQQIQMLIDESAKLAANQPERSIATARQALALALSSGTLEYELTARAQLGDALRRHSAYAESVAVLEAGLAHPATPETRAARARLHYYRGRVAWNQGKYAAAETTFLAVQREAEALNDRWLLAHVLNNRGIVASNQDAPEEAIALYRAGLGLAEADGDDELRPKILNNLALLLHEQGEVEEPRAMLQANLALRTANGNRRGIANALVNLATIETSAGNHTTALELNLQALALREALGVPRLLASGHMLVARSLTALGRPAEALEHLDAAAVIGDPLESHELWSNIYTAFSDAHAAHGDYRQALDFQRRAEREKQLVYGEKTAVTLTKLREEFAAEKRLFEISELKAEQERQAASLALTHAELSRTSQQRYGLAVFIALGGIAVLAIIGRQRTQARAEKRILEETRRARDAAEQATALKSRLLDLASHDLKTPLIGIMMTADLIKREGRADPHVGDRIEAIRQESQRMFELVQDLLDTSESETGELKLRPESLDLAQGVGAQIPEFTDRAARKRQQVRFRVEEPDSCRILGDPARLRQVVENLVDNALKFSPAGSTVWVTVHGGARVRLEVEDEGPGLTEEDRAALFQRFRRLSATPTGGETSTGLGLSLTHTLVSMHGGQLFADSTPGEGAKFVARFPPES; encoded by the coding sequence ATGCCGAGTAGAATTCTGCAGTTTGTCGTATTGTTGGGGATGTTGTCGGTGACAGCACTCGAAGGCCACACGGCGACGGAAACCCCGGACGAGGTCGCGCAGCAGATTCAAATGCTGATAGATGAGTCCGCCAAACTGGCCGCGAATCAACCGGAACGCAGCATCGCCACGGCCCGCCAAGCTCTCGCGCTGGCGCTTTCGTCCGGCACGCTCGAATACGAACTGACCGCGCGCGCCCAGCTCGGTGATGCGTTGCGCCGACACAGTGCCTATGCCGAATCCGTGGCGGTCCTGGAGGCTGGACTGGCCCATCCCGCCACCCCCGAAACACGCGCGGCGCGCGCTCGACTGCACTACTATCGGGGGCGCGTGGCGTGGAACCAGGGCAAATACGCCGCCGCCGAGACCACGTTCCTTGCCGTGCAACGCGAGGCCGAAGCGCTCAATGACCGCTGGTTGCTCGCCCACGTGCTCAACAATCGGGGCATCGTCGCCAGCAACCAAGACGCGCCCGAGGAGGCGATTGCGCTCTACCGGGCAGGCCTCGGGTTGGCGGAAGCCGACGGCGATGACGAATTGCGCCCGAAGATTCTCAACAATCTGGCGTTGCTGCTGCACGAGCAGGGCGAAGTCGAAGAACCGCGCGCGATGTTGCAGGCGAATCTGGCGCTGCGCACCGCCAACGGTAACCGGCGGGGGATCGCCAACGCCTTGGTCAATCTCGCCACGATTGAAACCTCGGCGGGAAATCATACGACTGCCCTCGAACTGAATCTCCAGGCGCTGGCCTTGCGCGAAGCGCTCGGCGTGCCGCGCCTGCTGGCCTCGGGACACATGTTGGTGGCGCGATCGCTCACGGCACTTGGTCGTCCGGCGGAGGCGCTGGAGCATTTGGATGCGGCCGCCGTGATCGGAGACCCGCTCGAAAGTCATGAATTGTGGAGCAATATTTACACGGCTTTCAGCGACGCCCACGCGGCTCATGGCGACTATCGGCAGGCCTTGGATTTCCAGCGACGAGCCGAACGTGAAAAGCAATTGGTTTATGGGGAAAAAACCGCCGTCACCCTGACCAAACTTCGCGAGGAGTTTGCCGCCGAAAAACGGTTGTTCGAAATCAGTGAACTCAAAGCGGAGCAAGAACGCCAAGCCGCCTCGTTGGCGCTCACCCACGCCGAGTTGAGCCGCACCAGCCAACAGCGCTACGGTTTGGCGGTATTCATCGCGCTGGGCGGCATCGCGGTGTTGGCGATCATCGGCCGTCAACGGACTCAGGCCCGCGCCGAAAAACGGATTCTGGAGGAAACCCGTCGCGCTCGCGACGCCGCCGAGCAAGCCACCGCGCTTAAATCCCGCCTGCTCGATCTGGCGTCCCACGATCTGAAAACTCCGCTCATTGGAATCATGATGACCGCCGACCTGATTAAGCGCGAAGGCAGGGCGGACCCCCATGTCGGCGACCGTATCGAAGCCATACGGCAGGAAAGCCAGCGCATGTTTGAGCTCGTGCAGGACCTCCTTGATACCTCGGAATCCGAGACCGGTGAACTCAAGTTGCGACCCGAATCACTGGACCTCGCGCAAGGGGTCGGCGCCCAGATCCCGGAGTTTACCGATCGCGCCGCCCGCAAGCGGCAGCAGGTGCGGTTCAGGGTGGAGGAGCCCGACTCCTGTCGCATCCTTGGTGACCCGGCGCGGTTGCGCCAGGTGGTGGAAAACCTGGTGGACAACGCGCTCAAGTTTTCACCCGCCGGATCGACCGTCTGGGTCACGGTGCACGGCGGTGCCCGGGTGCGGCTTGAAGTCGAAGACGAAGGTCCCGGTTTGACGGAAGAGGACCGGGCGGCGCTCTTTCAACGCTTTCGACGGCTCAGTGCGACGCCCACCGGTGGCGAGACTTCGACCGGGCTGGGACTGTCCCTGACTCACACTCTGGTTTCGATGCACGGCGGCCAGCTGTTCGCCGATTCCACGCCGGGAGAAGGCGCCAAGTTCGTCGCCCGGTTTCCGCCGGAAAGTTGA
- a CDS encoding AIR synthase-related protein, with amino-acid sequence MSLSYESAGVRYDELDAFKRACQKAAKTTADLLTAHGYSEPAETRGESCYLMEAEDHFLAHVEEGLGTKNLVADAVYAQSGKCFYREVAIDTVATIVNDLITCGALPTSLAMHAAVGDSSWFGDAVRTQALVDGWAEACRMSGAVWGGGETPTLKGIIEPQSICLAGSAVGRIAPKSLRITGEAKDGDSILFLASSGVQTNGLTLCRKIADNLPDGYATPLGHGDDRTYGEGLLAPSVIYVKFVRECQQRGITLNYVSHVTGHGWRKLMRLDEPFVYEITNVRPEPALFKFLMEKGPIELREAYATFNMGIGFAAYVDPKDADAALAAAQATGYDAWIAGRVHKDGDRKAVVVPSLDLTFGGDTLQVR; translated from the coding sequence ATGAGCCTTTCCTACGAATCCGCGGGTGTCCGCTACGATGAACTCGATGCCTTCAAGCGCGCCTGCCAAAAGGCCGCCAAGACCACGGCCGATCTGCTGACGGCTCACGGTTACAGCGAGCCCGCCGAGACGCGCGGTGAGAGCTGCTACCTTATGGAGGCCGAGGACCATTTTCTCGCCCACGTGGAGGAAGGTCTGGGCACCAAGAATCTCGTCGCCGACGCTGTCTACGCGCAGTCGGGTAAGTGCTTCTACCGCGAAGTCGCCATCGATACGGTTGCCACCATCGTCAACGACCTCATCACCTGCGGCGCCCTGCCGACCTCGCTCGCGATGCACGCGGCGGTGGGCGATTCGAGCTGGTTTGGAGACGCCGTGCGCACGCAGGCGCTGGTCGACGGTTGGGCGGAAGCTTGCCGCATGTCCGGGGCGGTCTGGGGCGGAGGCGAAACGCCGACGCTCAAGGGCATCATTGAACCACAAAGCATCTGTCTCGCGGGTTCGGCGGTCGGGCGTATCGCACCGAAAAGCCTGCGCATCACCGGCGAGGCCAAGGACGGCGACAGCATCCTTTTCCTCGCGTCATCCGGCGTGCAGACCAATGGCCTCACCCTGTGCCGCAAGATCGCCGACAACCTGCCCGACGGTTACGCCACACCGCTCGGTCACGGTGATGATCGCACCTACGGTGAAGGCCTGCTCGCCCCGTCGGTCATCTACGTGAAGTTCGTGCGTGAGTGTCAGCAGCGCGGTATCACGCTGAATTACGTTTCCCACGTCACCGGCCACGGCTGGCGCAAACTGATGCGTCTCGACGAGCCGTTCGTTTACGAAATCACGAATGTGCGGCCCGAGCCGGCGCTGTTTAAATTTCTCATGGAAAAGGGCCCCATCGAGCTGCGCGAAGCCTACGCCACGTTCAACATGGGCATCGGCTTCGCTGCCTATGTGGATCCCAAGGATGCCGACGCGGCCCTCGCCGCGGCTCAAGCGACCGGCTACGACGCCTGGATCGCCGGTCGCGTGCACAAGGACGGCGACCGCAAGGCCGTCGTGGTGCCGTCCCTCGATCTCACCTTCGGCGGCGACACCCTGCAGGTGCGTTGA
- a CDS encoding cupin domain-containing protein — protein sequence MNKVNLRDIAEETSASPKGTFGAVYQGLSLALGRDETSTDLLKRHPFDVEVVRVPAGKAICPYHSHSAQWEFFHVISGRGSVRHADGVTELGADDAFLFKPGEPHQIRAADEQEIVLFVVADNPIGESCHYPDSGKWLVRSPERRLIRSENLNYFDGEE from the coding sequence ATGAACAAGGTGAACCTGCGCGATATTGCCGAGGAAACATCTGCTTCGCCCAAAGGAACTTTTGGCGCTGTCTACCAAGGATTGTCCCTCGCCCTCGGCCGTGATGAAACCTCGACCGACTTGCTCAAACGCCACCCGTTCGATGTCGAGGTTGTGCGTGTGCCCGCGGGCAAGGCCATCTGTCCCTACCACTCCCATTCCGCCCAATGGGAATTTTTCCACGTCATCAGTGGCCGGGGCTCGGTTCGCCATGCCGATGGCGTGACGGAACTGGGGGCCGACGACGCGTTTCTCTTTAAACCCGGCGAACCTCACCAGATCCGGGCGGCCGATGAACAGGAAATCGTGCTCTTCGTCGTCGCCGACAACCCGATCGGCGAATCCTGCCACTACCCCGACAGCGGCAAATGGTTGGTGCGCTCGCCGGAACGGCGGCTCATTCGGTCGGAAAATTTGAACTACTTCGACGGCGAAGAGTAG